GCCACGTACCGCAAATCCACTCGACTCGGCCCGGAACCGGCCCTCGCCCAGGTCACGCAGGCCGCCGCCAAATTTGGCTAACTCGGTTTGTAAGGCCGCAATGCGGTCGGTTTCCTTGATGCGCAGGCTTTCCAGGCCGGTCATTTCCACGGGCTGGTTGAGGGCGGCAGCCACTACGGCAATGGTCTGGGCCAGGTCCGGGCAGTCGGTAAAATCCAGGGTCAGCGGTTCGGTGTTCGCCGAAACGGCGTGCTGCTGCAAGTGCACTGCATCGGCCAGAAAAGTGGTTTTCACGCCGAAATGCGTCATCATTGCCGCAATGGCCTGGTCGCCCTGCAGCGATTCCCGGCGCAGCCAGGGCAGGGTGATTTCGGAGCCGGCCGGAGCCAACGCCACCATGGCATACCAGTAGCTGGCGGCCGACCAGTCCGATTCTACGGTGTAGTCGGTGGCCTGATAGGGTTGCGGGAGCACGGTCAACACGTTGCCCTCGGCCGAATAGCGGGCGCCAAACCGCTGCATGAGCGCGGCCGTCATGTCGATGTAGGGGCGCGAGCCGACGTGGCCCGTCAGCTCCAGGCGCAGGCCGCCGAGCAGGTAGGGCCCCACCATCAGCAGCGCGGAAATGTATTGGCTGCTGATGTCGCCGCGCACGGCCAGGCGGGTGGGCTCGTCATCAGCTTTAGCCGCAAAGCCTTCGATTTGCAGCGGTGGATAGCCCTCTTGGTTTTCATACGAAATGCTGGCGCCGGCCTGGCGCAGGGCTTCTACCAGCACGCCAATGGGCCGCTCTTGCATGCGTGCCGTGCCCGTGAGGCGGCCGCGCCAGTTGGTCACGCTCAGGTAAGCCGTGAGGAAGCGCATGACGGTGCCGGCGTCTTCGGCGCTGAGCTCGGCAGTGCCCGGCGCGGCGGCCAGCAGGCGCTGCATGAGTTGCGTATCGTGGGCATCGGACAGGTTTCCGATGGTGCCCCCACCGGCCAGGGCTTGCAGGATGAGGGCGCGGTTGGCTTCGCTCTTGGAAGCCGGAAGGTGAGCGGTGCCGCGCAGCGGGCCGCCGGGCCAGGATAAGTGCATATATATCGTGCGGGCTTCGGCCCGCCGTGAGAAACAGAGGCGGAGCTCCGCGCAAAAGCGTGATTGAAATAGGGCTTGCCGAACGGCGGTCGGGCTACGACTGCAAGCGGTGATAATACCGCAGCGACTCGGCGATTTCGTCCACCGTCACGGGCTGGTCGAATACGCCGTGGCCGATACCCTTGAGCATGGTGCAGTTGATGGTGGCGCCCGCATTTTTCTTGTCCTGCAGGGCAAACTCGGCAATGGCCGCCGTTTCCATCAGCACGAAGGAAAGTTTGTCGAACACCGAAAACACGAAGGTTTCGGTTTTGTCCAGCTCCTCGGCACTCAGCAGGCCGCGCTGCACCGAGAGCCAGCTTTCGCACACCATGCCCGCGGCCACCGCCTCGCCGTGCAGGGCCTCGCGGCCGGGCTGCAGCAGCAGGTAGCTCTCGATGGCGTGGCCCACGGTGTGGCCGAAGTTGAGCAGCTTGCGCGGGCCGCTTTCGAGCGGGTCCTGGGCCACGATGCGCTGCTTGAGCGCCACCGACTCGCGGATGATGCCGGTCCAGTCGTCGGTGAGCCAGCCCAGGCGGCGGTTGAGGTCGAAGGCGTGGGCATCGGCAATAAGCCAGTGCTTGATGACCTCGGCGTAGCCAGACTTGAGCTGGCGCGGGTCGAGGGTTTGCAGAAACCGGGGCTCGATGAACACGGCGGCCGGCGCCTGAAACACGCCCAACTGGTTTTTGTAGCCCTGAAAGTCGACACCGGTTTTGCCGCCCACGCTGGCGTCGACCTGCGCCAGCAGCGTAGTGGGCACCTGCACGAAGCGGATGCCGCGCTTGTAGAGCGCCGCCGCAAAGCCGCCCAGGTCCGTGACCACCCCGCCACCCAGGTTCACCAGCACAGCGTGGCGGTCGGCGCGCTGCTCGGTGAGCTGGCTCCACACGGTTTCGCAACTGCTCAGGGTTTTATATTCTTCGCCGGCCGGAATGTCGATGAGGCAATAATTGGCTGGCAGGTGCGGTTCGAGCAACGGCAGGCATTGCCGCGCCGTGTTGCCGTCGACCAGCACAAATACGCGGCTGACAGCCGGACGGTAAAGAAATTCGGCCAAAGCCGGCAGGGCCTCGGGCCCGATGATGACGGAACTATCCATGGGGCAAAAGTCAGGATAAATTTTTCAGGGAATTCGCCGGGAGCCGAGCAACCATTCGGGCCTGGCCCCGGTCAGAGCGATAACGGGCGCCCCGGCCGCCCGTTGGCTTTTCTCACTTGCTTTCTGCGTTCTGCTATGAAACGGATTTCTCACGCTCTTCTTTTTGCATTGCTGGCCTTGGGCTGGCTGGCGGCCGGCTGCTCCAAAGGCGCGGTATCGCCCGAAGACGCCCAAGCCAACCTGTTGGTAGGCCACTGGGTGCTCACCCAAACCGACGGCGGCCTGTCGGGCCACGTCACGCCCGCCGACCCGGCCCGGCAGCAGGGAATCATTTTCGGCTCCGATAAGCAGGTTTCCTTTCTGCTAAACGGAGCCGTGACCGGCAAGACCACCTATTCGCTGTTTCAGGCCAATTCTTACGTCAACCGCCGGCCCCAGACCTTCCTGAGCTACGGTGCCCGCACCGGCAGCGAAAAGGAGTTCATCGAGCGCGTGTCGGCCACCGAGCTGGTGATTGTGGAAGACTACGCCGACGGCCGCGGCTATTACTACCAACGCCGCCCCTAGCGCCCTTTGCGCCCAATTGCCATTTGGTATGAGACTCTCCTTGCACGCCTGCCTGCTCATGGCGGCGCTGGCGGGCTTCGGCCTGCTGAGCTGCGACACTTCCGACGACGCCACGCCCGCGGTGATGGGCACCGGCTTGCCCGGCACCTGGCAGCTCACCAAGCTCGAATGCGAATGCCTGCCCAGCGTGCCCGCCGAAACCGCGGAATTCACCGACAGCACCTTTGCCGTGTACGGCGGTAACGGCCAGCTCACAGCGCGCGGCAGCTACGTGGCCGTGCCGGGCATCATCACCTGTGGCCTCTCCAACAATTCGACGCCCGGCCTGCGCTTCACCGAGAAGCTAACCGCGCCGTTTTTCCGGCACGACGCCCAGGTTTCGGTACAGGGCAATACGCTGGTGCTCGACTACGGCCTGCCCTGCGATGCGCCGCGCAAAACCTACCGGCGCATCCGCTAGCGGCTACAAGCCCGGCCCGTGGTGCTGCACGCCGTCTACCTGCGGGCGGCCGTTGAGCACCTCGGTTTGCTTGCGAATGCTCTCGATGTGAATAAGCTTGTAGAGCTCGGCCACAAACTTGTCGTTCACGTTTAGCTTGCCGGCCCACTCGGTGCGGGTATTGAAAATTTCCTGCCAGCGGTCGAATTGCAGGATTTTCACGTTGTTTTCCTTCTTGTATTCGGCCAACTCTTCCACCAAAGCCATGCGGCGGGCCAGGGCTTCCACTATTTCGCGGTCGGCCACGTCCATCTTCAGGCGCAGTTCCTCGGCTTTGTTGAGGTATTCGGCGTTGTTGGAAGAGCGGTAGCGGTATTTCAGCTCGCTCAGGATTTCGCCCAGGCGCGCGGGCGTCACCTGCTGCTCGGCGTCGCTCAGGGCGTGGTCCGGGTCGGGGTGGGTTTCGATGATAAGGCCGTCGTAATCGAGGTCGAGGGCTTTTTGGGCGATGGGCAGCAGCAAGTCACGCCGGCCGCCGATGTGGCTGGGGTCGCAAATGAGCGGAATGTGCGGGAAGCGCGTTTTCAGCTCAATGGGCAAAATCCAGGTGGGCGCGTTGCGGTAGCGGCTGGGCGCAAACGTGCTGAACCCGCGGTGAATGGCCGCCAGGTCCTTGATGCCAGCCCGCTCCAGGCGCTCCAGGGCGCCGGCCCAGAGGGCCACGTCGGGGTTCACGGGGTTTTTCACCATCACGGGCACGCCGGTGCCGGCCAGGGCGTCGGCCAACTCCTGTACCGCGAAAGGGTTGACGGTGGTGCGCGCTCCAATCCAGAGCACGTCGATGCCATGAGCCAGGGCTTCTTCCACGTGGCGCGGCGTGGCCACTTCAATGGTGGTCGGAATGCCGGTTTCGGCCTTCACGCGCTGCAGCCAAGGCAGCGCCACCACGCCCATGCCCTCAAACGAGCCCGGCCGGGTGCGCGGCTTCCAGATGCCAGCCCGAAACAGGTCGATGTTGCCGAGCGCCTTGAGGCCGTGGGCGGTGGCCAGCACCTGCTCTTCGGTTTCGGCCGAGCACGGCCCGGCGATGAGAATGGGCTGGCCCTTTTGGGCCAACAGGCGGGTGAAGAACGTATTAGAGTCGGAGGGCATCAGAACGGGGCCAGATGAAGGAAATTTGTGGCCAGACGCCGCAAATTCCAACAAACGTAACTCGTTTCTCCCGAACGTTGTTTACCGGCTACCTTCGTTCACTGGCTCGCCGCTGCCCCAATTCCCACCGCTTTATTTCCCTGCCTCATGTCGCCCGACGCCCCCACTCAAGCCCCGCCGATTTCCTTCGAAGACACCCGCGTGGCGTTTGCCTCCAAGTCCGACGCCCAGCTGCGCAAAGTCTACACCCTGTTTGCGGCCATGAACAACGGCAGCCTCGTGAAAACCGGTAGCGGCCTCATGAAAACGGCCCTGAAATGGGGCATACCCGGCACCAAGTTCCTCATCAAGCACAGCATTTTTGAGCAGTTCTGCGGCGGCGAAACCATTGCCGAGTGCCGCCCCGTCACGGCCGAGCTGGGCAAATACAACATCGGCACCATCCTCGACTACTCGGTGGAGGGCGAAGGCAGCGACGCCAGCTACGACCACACCCGCGACGAAATCCTTGCCACCATCGACGAGGCCCACCGCTCCAAGCACATTCCGTTCTCGGTGTTCAAAGTAACCGGCGTGGCCAACGTGGCCATTCTGGAGAAAATTCAGGCCGGCAAGCTGCTCACGGCCGCGGAAGAAGCCGCCCACGCCCGCGCCGTGGCCCGCGTGGACGCCCTGTGCGCCCGCGCCCACCAGCACGGCGTGCGCATCTTCGTCGACGCCGAGGAAAGCTGGTTCCAGCACACCATCGACCTGCTGGCCTACGATATGATGGCCAAATACAACCGCGAAACGGCCATTGTCTGGAACACCTACCAGCTCTACCGCCACGACCGCCTCGATGCCCTGAAAGCTGCCCACGACGCCGCGGCCGAGGCCGGCTACTACATCGGGGCCAAGCTGGTGCGCGGCGCCTACATGGAAAAGGAAGCCCGCGTGGCCAAGCAGCGCGGTTACCAAAACCCCATCAACCCCACCAAAAACGCCACCGACGCCCTTTACGACGAGGCGTTGCGCTATTGCATCGAGCACATCGACCGCATCAGCATCTGCGCCGGCACCCATAATGAGGCCAGCTCGCTGCTGCTCACTCAGCTCATGCAGCAAGCCGGCCTGGCACCCAACGACCCGCGCGTGTGGTTTGCTCAGCTCTACGGCATGAGCGACAACCTCACCTACAACCTAGCCAACGCCGGCTACAACACGGCCAAGTACCTGCCCTATGGTCCGGTGGCCGCCGTGATGCCCTACCTGCTGCGCCGGGCCGATGAGAACACCGCCATTGCGGGCCAGAGCAGCCGCGAGTTTCTGCTCATTCAGAAAGAAATCCGTCGGCGGCGCGGACGATAAATTCGGCGGCAAAACGTCGGCTTTCGCCGGTCAGATAGGCTCTCGACGGAGCCGTTGGGCGATTGCGCAGCATTTTCGGAACGATTGTGGTATGGGCCGACCCCGCGGGGCCGAAAATTAGCACCTGCAAGCACTGCTATATGTAGTGCCGGGCAGTTAATATTCGCTAATTTTCAGCCCCCAAAACGGTTTTTTGTTCATTCAAAGCCCTATCATGATTGGTCGCATTCGCACGTATTTAATTCGCTATTCCCGGCTGCAAACCGGAACCGTAAGCTACCTCACGCTGGTGCAGGAAGCCGAATTGGGGTTAAATCTTGATATTTCTCACGAAAAATCCCGGCTCAATGAAATGCTGGCCGAAATCTCGGCCGCCGAGCACGAAGAAGGGCGCCCGCCACTGAGCTGCCTGGTGAAAGTGCAAGGCTCTAAAGGCCAGGGCGACAACTTCTACAAGCTCTGCGAAAAGATGGGCATGGGCGAGTGGCGCAGCCTGAAGCAGGATGAGAATTTTTTGAAAAATCTCATCAAAGAATGCCGGGATTTTTGGCGCGACGAAGCCAACTTTCAGCAGTTCGCGTAACGCGCACGCAAAGCCTTAGTAGGCGCAAGTGAGCGCGGTTGGGCTGGTGCTTAAGCAGGAAAAGTTGGAAAACTAGCGGGATGTAACCTCCACTGCGGTGGTCCCGTTAAGGTCATCAACTAGCCGGGTAGGCTGGTTTTCCTTTCCACATTTTCAACTCCTTCCTAGCATGAACACCAACGATTCGAACAACCCGCAGAATTCCGGCACCGGCGCAGGCGCAAACTATGGCACCCAGAACACGGGCACCGGCATGGGCAACAGCACCGGCCTGAGCAACGAAGGCACCAGCTACAACGCTGGCACCGGCGTAACGCCCGGCACGGGCACGTCGAGCCCCTCGGGTGCCTCGCTGGGCAACGTAAATAACAGCACCGACGGCGACGACTTCAGCGCCACGGCTAAAGGTGCAGCAGTAGCCGGCACTCCCGGCGCCGTGGTAGGCCGCGCCATCGACGGTGTGCAGAACACCGCCGACCATGCCGCCCACGCCGTAACCGGCCAGCCCTACGATTCGAGCCCCAGCGCAAACCTGACCGGCATGTTCCGCGACCGTAGCAGCGCTGAGAAGGCTTACCAGTCGCTCTCGTCGCGTGGTTACGGCAAAGACGACGTGAACGTGCTGATGTCGGACGAAACCCGCAAAACTCACTTCGGCGACGACACCGCCCACACCGACCTCGGCGATAAGGCCATGGAAGGCGCTGGTGTAGGCTCCGCCATTGGCGGTACGGCTGGTGCCATCATCGGCGCCATTGCCGCCATCGGCACTTCGGTAGCTCTGCCCGGTCTGGGCCTCATCATTGCCGGCCCGCTGGCCGCTGCGCTGGCCGGTGCCGGTGCCGGTGGCCTCACGGGTGGCTTGGTAGGCGCCCTGGTGGGCTCGGGCATTCCCGAGGAGCACGCCGCTGAGTACGAAGAAGGCGTGAAGAACGGCGGCATCGTGATGGGCGTGAAGCCCCGCAACGAAGAAGATGCCCGCTATTTCGAAGAGGAGTTCCGTCGCCACAACGGCGACAAGATTTACAAGTACTAAGTACGTCGCAGGTTCCGGCCTGCTCGTCCCGAAAAAAGCCTTTCCCGTCTGGGAAAGGCTTTTTTGTTGCAACCTTCGCCCGGTAGGGCTAGTTCTTGTAGAGTGCGCGGCAAGCGTGGCCGCTGGCGGGCACTTATTTCACCCGCCGGGGCGTTTTCGACGTACACCATACGGCCCAAACGTGCATAGCGCCGGCCGTATATTTGAATTTCAACTCCGTTTTATTTCCCGCAAATGTCTTCCCCCCGCTTGAAAGTCGGGCTGTACGCCTTTTTGGTCGCGGCCGTGTTTGTTCTGGCATCCTACCGGTTGTTCCGCCGGGCCGACTCGGCAGTGCCGAGCAAGGACCAAGTGCTTATTGGCCTTATGCTGAGCGGACTGAACTCGCAGCATTACCAGCCTGAAAAAATTGATGACGCGTTTTCCAAGCGCGTGTTCGACCTGTATCTCAAGCACCTCGACAACCGCAAGCAGTTTCTGCTGGCCAGCGACGTAGACCAGTTGCGCCGCTATCAGACGCAGATTGACGACGAGGTGAAGCGCGGCACGCACGAGTTTCTGGACCTGAGCAACAAGCTCATGGCCGACCGCACCAAGGAAATGCAGGCCCTGTACCGCGAGCTGCTGGCCAAGCCCTTCGACTTCACGGCGGACGAAACCCTGCAAACCGATTTCGATAAGGCTACCTTCCCTGCCGACAAAGCTGCCCAGCGCGAGCTATGGCGCAAGCTGCTGAAATACGAAACCTTGAGCCGTGTTTCGGAAATGATGGACGCTCAGGAGAAGGCCAAAGAAGCCAAGCCCAGCGGTGCCACCGCCGCCCCCAGCGCGGCCAACGCCGATGCCCCTACGGCCGCCGAACCCGTGCGCACCCCCGCCCAAATGGAAGCCGAAGCCCGCAAGCGCGTGCTGAAAGCCTATGACGAACAGTTTGAAGACATGGCCGACATCGACGCCAACGAGCGGTTGGCCGAGTACGCCAACACCATCGCCAATACCTACGACCCGCACACCGAGTACTTTGCCCCCAAAGCCAAGGAAGATTTCGATTATGAAATGACCGGCCGCTTCGAGGGCATCGGGGCCACGCTGCGCGAGAAGGACGGCCTGATTTACGTGGACGAAATCATTCCCGGCTCGGCCTCGGCCCGGCAGGGCGATTTGAAGAAGGGCGACGCCCTGCTGCGCGTGGCCCAGGGCGCGGCCGAACCGGTGAGCATTGAGGGCTGGCGCACGGCCAAGGCAGTCACCCTGATTCGGGGTAAAAAAGGCTCCGAAGTGCGCCTTACGGTGCGCAAGCCCGACGGCAGCACCAAGATTATTCCCATCATCCGCGACGTGGTGGTGGTCGACGACAAGTACGCCCAGTCCTCGGTTATTACCGACAAGGGGCAGAAAATTGGTTACCTGCGCCTGCCGGGCTTCTACGCCGACTTCAACGACAACGGCGGCCGCAGTTCGTCGGACGACGTGAAGAAAGAACTGGCCAAGCTCAACGCCGAGGGCGTGAAGGGCGTGATTATGGACCTGCGCTTCAACGGAGGCGGCTCGCTCACCGATGCCGTTTCGATGGCGGGCCTTTTCATGGAAAGCGGCCCCATGGTGCAGGTGCGCGACGGCCAGGGCCGTACGCAGGTGCTGACCGACAACGACCCGCGCGTGCAGTACAGCGGCCCGCTGGTGATTCTGGTGAACAAGTACAGCGCCTCGGCCTCCGAGATTCTGGCCGCGGCCATTCAGGACTACAAGCGCGGCGTGATTATGGGCTCGACCAGCACGTATGGCAAAGGCACCGTGCAGCGCATCTTCGACCTAGATGAGGCCCTGCCGGCCGAACTGAACAGCGTGAAGCCCATTGGCTCGCTCAAGCTCACCACGCAGAAATTCTACCGCGTGAATGGCGGCTCGACCCAGTTCAAAGGCGTGGTATCGGACATCGTGGTGCCCGACCTCTACTCCTACCTCGACCAGGGTGAAAAGGAATCGGACTACCCGCTGAAATGGGATGAGATTCAGCCCGCCCGCTACCGCCCCTGGAACGAATCGCCCAACCTGGAGAAGCTGCGCGCCAACAGCAAAGCCCGCGTAGCCACCAACGCCAGCTTTAAGGTGATGGACGACATGGTGAAGAGCATGCGCAAGCGCAAAGACGAAAGCGTGGTATCGCTCAAGCTAAGCGCTTTCCGTGCCGAGCAGCAGGAGTCGAAACTGATTTCGGACCGGTATGAGGCTGCGCAGAAGACCACCACGGCCCTCGCCTTCTCGCCCTTGGCGGCCGACATCCGCGCCGTGAATGGCGACACCGTGAAGGTGAACCGCGCCGCCCGCTTCACTAAAGGCCTGAAAAAGGACATCACCATTGGCGAAGCCGTGGCAGTCATTCAGGATGAGATTAAGCAATAGCTAACTGCTGATGTTGAGTGGCCGGTTGACAACGTATTGCTAGCCTGCCGCCTTCAGAAAAGCCCCCACACCATATGGTGCGGGGGCTTTTTTTGGCACTCTTTTGGCACGACAACCATATTAGCAAACAGCCAGTCATTAATTTCAACACAACCTTTTTTACAAGACCTCACAACACACTGATTTACAACGATAAATAACGTTAGCAAAATTGACAAAAAAGTTAGTAATTAAGCAACTAAATACCCGCCGAAAGCTGTTTACCTGACATGAAGACTACAGAGGAAACCCGCATCATTCCGCTCAATCCCCAGGTCGACGCGCCTGCCGATGAGCTTCAGCAGAAGTTGGCTGATGAAAACTGGCGTAAATCAATCCCAGCGCAGGTTTTCCTCAACTACTTCTTTGCCATCAACTATCATATTCAGGAGAACGACGACGTGCTCGGCGGCCTCCAGAACCTGCCTTTCTTCCGCAGCCACACGGCGGAGTTGAGCGATGCCGACGTGGCGGCGCTCACCAAGCTGCTGCACACCAGCTGGAGCACCGAGTACGCGCTGCGCGCCACCGCCGAACTGGGCGACGAGAACTTCCTGCGCAACGCCCTGCACTGGACGTTCCCGCAGGCGTACCACGCCATCCTGTCGGGCTTGCAGGCGTTCCTGTACACCACCGGGGTGCGCTCAAACAACGGCCAGCTTATCCGCCGTGAGGTGGGGCGCTTGGTGGTGAAGAATGCCTACCCGCGTCCGGTGTCGTTTTACGCCGCTGGTGCTTATGGCGACTTCAGCATTCACCGCTTGCCGCTGGCGGGCTACAAGGCCGGGCTGCACATCGCCAGCAAGGAGATTGACGCCCAGGCCCAGATTGGCCAGATGCTGCGCACCACGCGCAAGATGAAAGCGCAGTGGACCCGCCAGCAGGTGCAGGC
This DNA window, taken from Hymenobacter sp. 5317J-9, encodes the following:
- a CDS encoding 3-phosphoshikimate 1-carboxyvinyltransferase; translation: MHLSWPGGPLRGTAHLPASKSEANRALILQALAGGGTIGNLSDAHDTQLMQRLLAAAPGTAELSAEDAGTVMRFLTAYLSVTNWRGRLTGTARMQERPIGVLVEALRQAGASISYENQEGYPPLQIEGFAAKADDEPTRLAVRGDISSQYISALLMVGPYLLGGLRLELTGHVGSRPYIDMTAALMQRFGARYSAEGNVLTVLPQPYQATDYTVESDWSAASYWYAMVALAPAGSEITLPWLRRESLQGDQAIAAMMTHFGVKTTFLADAVHLQQHAVSANTEPLTLDFTDCPDLAQTIAVVAAALNQPVEMTGLESLRIKETDRIAALQTELAKFGGGLRDLGEGRFRAESSGFAVRGQSVATYHDHRMAMAFAPLALRGPLAVEAPSVVKKSYPRFWKELAKSGFVTTEAD
- the aroB gene encoding 3-dehydroquinate synthase, coding for MDSSVIIGPEALPALAEFLYRPAVSRVFVLVDGNTARQCLPLLEPHLPANYCLIDIPAGEEYKTLSSCETVWSQLTEQRADRHAVLVNLGGGVVTDLGGFAAALYKRGIRFVQVPTTLLAQVDASVGGKTGVDFQGYKNQLGVFQAPAAVFIEPRFLQTLDPRQLKSGYAEVIKHWLIADAHAFDLNRRLGWLTDDWTGIIRESVALKQRIVAQDPLESGPRKLLNFGHTVGHAIESYLLLQPGREALHGEAVAAGMVCESWLSVQRGLLSAEELDKTETFVFSVFDKLSFVLMETAAIAEFALQDKKNAGATINCTMLKGIGHGVFDQPVTVDEIAESLRYYHRLQS
- a CDS encoding chorismate mutase, whose product is MPSDSNTFFTRLLAQKGQPILIAGPCSAETEEQVLATAHGLKALGNIDLFRAGIWKPRTRPGSFEGMGVVALPWLQRVKAETGIPTTIEVATPRHVEEALAHGIDVLWIGARTTVNPFAVQELADALAGTGVPVMVKNPVNPDVALWAGALERLERAGIKDLAAIHRGFSTFAPSRYRNAPTWILPIELKTRFPHIPLICDPSHIGGRRDLLLPIAQKALDLDYDGLIIETHPDPDHALSDAEQQVTPARLGEILSELKYRYRSSNNAEYLNKAEELRLKMDVADREIVEALARRMALVEELAEYKKENNVKILQFDRWQEIFNTRTEWAGKLNVNDKFVAELYKLIHIESIRKQTEVLNGRPQVDGVQHHGPGL
- a CDS encoding proline dehydrogenase family protein → MSPDAPTQAPPISFEDTRVAFASKSDAQLRKVYTLFAAMNNGSLVKTGSGLMKTALKWGIPGTKFLIKHSIFEQFCGGETIAECRPVTAELGKYNIGTILDYSVEGEGSDASYDHTRDEILATIDEAHRSKHIPFSVFKVTGVANVAILEKIQAGKLLTAAEEAAHARAVARVDALCARAHQHGVRIFVDAEESWFQHTIDLLAYDMMAKYNRETAIVWNTYQLYRHDRLDALKAAHDAAAEAGYYIGAKLVRGAYMEKEARVAKQRGYQNPINPTKNATDALYDEALRYCIEHIDRISICAGTHNEASSLLLTQLMQQAGLAPNDPRVWFAQLYGMSDNLTYNLANAGYNTAKYLPYGPVAAVMPYLLRRADENTAIAGQSSREFLLIQKEIRRRRGR
- a CDS encoding carboxy terminal-processing peptidase; the protein is MSSPRLKVGLYAFLVAAVFVLASYRLFRRADSAVPSKDQVLIGLMLSGLNSQHYQPEKIDDAFSKRVFDLYLKHLDNRKQFLLASDVDQLRRYQTQIDDEVKRGTHEFLDLSNKLMADRTKEMQALYRELLAKPFDFTADETLQTDFDKATFPADKAAQRELWRKLLKYETLSRVSEMMDAQEKAKEAKPSGATAAPSAANADAPTAAEPVRTPAQMEAEARKRVLKAYDEQFEDMADIDANERLAEYANTIANTYDPHTEYFAPKAKEDFDYEMTGRFEGIGATLREKDGLIYVDEIIPGSASARQGDLKKGDALLRVAQGAAEPVSIEGWRTAKAVTLIRGKKGSEVRLTVRKPDGSTKIIPIIRDVVVVDDKYAQSSVITDKGQKIGYLRLPGFYADFNDNGGRSSSDDVKKELAKLNAEGVKGVIMDLRFNGGGSLTDAVSMAGLFMESGPMVQVRDGQGRTQVLTDNDPRVQYSGPLVILVNKYSASASEILAAAIQDYKRGVIMGSTSTYGKGTVQRIFDLDEALPAELNSVKPIGSLKLTTQKFYRVNGGSTQFKGVVSDIVVPDLYSYLDQGEKESDYPLKWDEIQPARYRPWNESPNLEKLRANSKARVATNASFKVMDDMVKSMRKRKDESVVSLKLSAFRAEQQESKLISDRYEAAQKTTTALAFSPLAADIRAVNGDTVKVNRAARFTKGLKKDITIGEAVAVIQDEIKQ